One part of the Bacteroidota bacterium genome encodes these proteins:
- a CDS encoding YfiR family protein, which translates to MQTTPPIRFIRKIAFLLFSMIVFCGAGIPFQNNSTSDENTLKALFIYNFTKHIEWPTHMQQHSKFTIGIIGNSPVKEKLEEIMKGRKVFDRTVEIKVIHDLSEITSSHILFIPASNSDKINKILDQYSDKGLLIISEGKGMIGKGSGINIIEKDNHLRFELNNSALKKQGLKVSNHLINLANNSR; encoded by the coding sequence GTGCAAACCACACCTCCAATTCGTTTCATTAGAAAAATAGCCTTTCTGCTGTTTTCTATGATCGTATTTTGTGGGGCCGGTATACCTTTTCAAAACAATAGTACCTCTGATGAAAATACACTCAAGGCGCTTTTCATCTATAACTTCACTAAACATATTGAATGGCCTACGCATATGCAGCAGCATTCAAAATTTACCATTGGTATTATTGGTAATTCGCCTGTCAAAGAAAAGCTGGAAGAAATTATGAAGGGCCGAAAAGTGTTCGACAGAACAGTTGAAATAAAAGTAATTCATGATTTATCTGAAATTACAAGCAGCCACATTCTTTTTATTCCCGCAAGCAACAGTGACAAAATAAATAAAATTCTAGACCAATATTCAGACAAAGGGCTACTCATTATTTCTGAGGGCAAAGGAATGATTGGAAAAGGATCCGGAATAAATATTATTGAAAAAGATAATCACTTAAGATTTGAACTTAACAACTCCGCTTTAAAAAAGCAGGGACTTAAGGTTTCAAACCACCTTATTAATCTTGCAAACAACAGCCGCTAA
- a CDS encoding TonB-dependent receptor plug domain-containing protein, translated as MIHFYRFLALLVLLLNQPAHGQNQAVMSPSFDSLSLEELMNIKITVASIKELTPRQSPGIVTYITAEDIRNQGARDLMEVLRLVPGFEFGADVEGIVGLGIRGNWAHEGKVVLFIDGREMNESLYSTLQFGNHYPVENVERIEIIRGPGSALHGGFAAYAVINIITRHPKTKFETSATAYQSTTAKDFGRKTFSLYGGHAGTKGAFSIKFNGSESQRSHQNYSDVYGSSYSMQGQSNIRSYFLNAGGNIGNLYVRLISDNYQVKSRDEYIEIGESAEWMNFTSNAIETKYEWKKGNKFKLIPSIQISRQSPWSTPTSKVNSYNEPFLITTIGYQAALNTSYDFNKELNLSGGITWNRNESTNELEGEIFQTTGTHQFTNDNLAAYGQVLYAATWANIITGIRFNHNKRYENSFVPRIGITREFNKFHLKALYSRAFRAPSTQNIDLSTNIQPEYTNVYELEAGIKLTSDIYFTLNAFHITTNDPIVYYFDTLYNSDAYTNYNSTGTSGFESVIQLKKKWGGIQFNSSFYTANNENGVDIYSVPGQEGYHPGLAKYKINTSFNYMIHPAIQIGGSYSWISQRYGIHAVDETSQEAIYKTYPGFHLVNTHLEYRFIKIKGLSARFSVRNILDQQEWFIQPYNSNHAPLPGMQREYQLRITYQNF; from the coding sequence ATGATTCATTTCTATCGCTTCTTAGCCCTGCTAGTACTGCTGCTTAACCAACCTGCTCATGGTCAGAATCAAGCGGTTATGTCACCATCATTTGATTCACTGAGTTTGGAGGAATTGATGAACATCAAGATCACGGTGGCCTCAATAAAAGAACTGACACCACGGCAATCGCCCGGAATCGTAACTTACATTACAGCTGAGGATATCCGAAATCAGGGAGCCCGCGACCTTATGGAAGTATTGCGTTTGGTACCCGGATTTGAATTTGGTGCCGATGTAGAGGGAATAGTTGGACTGGGAATAAGAGGGAATTGGGCACACGAGGGCAAGGTAGTTTTATTCATTGACGGCAGGGAGATGAACGAGAGTCTTTACTCCACACTCCAATTTGGCAATCATTATCCCGTCGAAAACGTTGAAAGGATAGAAATCATCAGAGGCCCGGGCTCCGCTTTGCATGGCGGATTTGCAGCTTATGCTGTCATAAATATTATCACACGCCATCCAAAAACGAAATTTGAAACATCAGCGACGGCCTATCAGAGCACCACTGCAAAAGATTTTGGAAGGAAAACTTTTAGTTTATATGGTGGCCATGCAGGAACTAAGGGTGCATTTTCAATAAAGTTCAATGGGTCCGAGTCACAAAGAAGTCATCAGAATTATAGTGATGTTTATGGTTCCTCCTATTCTATGCAGGGACAAAGTAATATCCGAAGTTACTTTCTCAATGCCGGTGGAAATATTGGGAATCTCTATGTTCGTCTTATCAGCGACAATTATCAGGTAAAGAGCAGAGATGAGTACATCGAAATTGGCGAAAGTGCTGAATGGATGAACTTCACAAGCAACGCTATTGAAACTAAATATGAATGGAAGAAAGGAAATAAGTTCAAGTTAATCCCCAGTATTCAAATTTCCCGGCAAAGCCCTTGGAGCACACCCACTTCCAAAGTAAACAGTTACAACGAACCCTTTCTGATTACTACCATTGGATATCAGGCTGCTTTAAATACTTCGTATGACTTTAACAAAGAATTGAATTTATCAGGAGGTATCACATGGAACAGAAACGAATCAACCAATGAACTGGAAGGTGAAATTTTTCAAACCACCGGAACCCATCAATTCACCAATGATAATCTTGCAGCCTATGGGCAGGTACTATATGCAGCAACATGGGCCAATATCATTACAGGCATACGTTTCAATCATAACAAGCGCTATGAAAACTCATTTGTGCCCCGCATTGGAATTACACGTGAATTTAACAAATTCCATTTAAAAGCACTATACAGCCGGGCATTCAGAGCCCCTAGTACACAAAACATAGATCTATCAACAAATATTCAACCGGAATACACCAACGTTTACGAATTGGAAGCGGGCATTAAACTGACCAGTGATATATACTTCACTTTAAATGCCTTCCACATCACAACCAATGATCCGATTGTTTACTACTTCGATACACTCTATAACAGTGATGCCTATACTAATTATAACTCTACCGGAACAAGTGGATTTGAATCCGTTATTCAGCTCAAGAAAAAATGGGGCGGAATTCAATTCAACTCGTCTTTCTATACCGCCAATAATGAAAATGGAGTGGATATTTACAGTGTACCCGGGCAGGAAGGCTATCATCCCGGACTGGCCAAATACAAAATCAACACTTCCTTCAACTATATGATTCATCCTGCCATTCAAATTGGCGGAAGTTATTCGTGGATATCACAAAGGTATGGAATCCATGCTGTTGATGAAACCAGCCAGGAGGCGATATATAAAACCTATCCCGGATTTCATCTTGTAAATACACATCTTGAATATCGTTTCATTAAAATCAAAGGCTTAAGCGCAAGGTTTAGTGTCCGGAATATTCTGGATCAGCAAGAGTGGTTTATCCAACCCTACAATAGCAATCACGCGCCTTTACCGGGCATGCAACGTGAATATCAACTACGCATTACCTACCAGAACTTCTAA